The genomic DNA GGCAACTGTAGCGAAAGAAAAAGGATTAGAGCCGTTTGCGGAATGGTTAGTAACCTTCCCTGTAAATGGTTCAATCGAAGAAAAGGCAAGTGAATTTTTGTCGGACGAGCTTGAGGTTCACTCTATTGAAGAAGTGATAAACGGGGCGAAGGATATTATCGCTGAGTGGGTTTCAGACGATGCAGATTCACGAAAATGGATACGAAGTGAGACTGCTAAAGCTGGATTGGTTGAAGCTAGTGTTAAGGATATGGAAAAAGACGAGAAAAAAGTGTATGAAATGTATTATGAATATTCAGAGCCTATTAGCAAAGTGGTTCCCCATCGTACGCTTGCTCTCAATCGCGGGGAGAAAGAAGAAGTTTTACGGGTAGCGATTAAGCCGAATGTGGACCGTAACATGGACTACTTAACAAAAAAGTGGATTAAGAATTCTCGATCCTTCGTTGTTGAGACAGTGACTGAGGCAGTTGAAGATGGCTATAAGAGATTAATTCAACCTTCAATAGAAAGAGAAATTCGTAATGAGCTAACTGAAAAGGCAGAAGAAAGAGCGATTCATATATTCTCTGAGAATTTAAGAAATCTTCTTCTCCAACCACCTTTAAAAGGAAAGATCGTTCTAGGTGTAGACCCAGCGTATCGAACAGGCTGTAAGTTAGCGGTAGTGGATGAAACAGGGAAGGTTCTTAGAATCGATGTGATTTACCCTCATCCACCTGTATCGAAGAAACAAGAAGCAGAGAAAAAGTTTAAAGAAATCATTGAAACATACGAAGTTGAAATGGTAGCAGTGGGAAATGGGACTGCCTCCCGGGAAACAGAGCAGTTTGTAGTAGATATGCTCAAAGATCAAAAAAGAGAGATTTATTATTTAATTGTTAACGAAGCGGGTGCGAGTGTTTATTCTGCTTCCGATTTAGCTCGTGAAGAATTCCCTGATTTTCAGGTAGAGGAGAGAAGTGCGGTATCTATTGCCCGTCGCTTGCAAGATCCATTAGCCGAATTAGTTAAAATCGATCCAAAATCGGTTGGAGTAGGCCAATATCAACATGATGTATCTCAAAAGAGATTATCTGAATCATTAACTTTTGTTGTGGAAACCGCTGTGAACCAAGTAGGTGTGAATGTTAATACTGCGTCTGCTTCATTGCTTCAATATGTAGCTGGACTTTCAAAAACAGTAGCAACCAATATCGTCAAGAAACGTGAAGAAGAAGGTAAGTTTGTCAATCGAACACAGTTAAAGAAAATTCCGAGGTTAGGTGCAAAAACATATGAGCAAGCCATTGGGTTTCTGCGTGTGATTGATGGAAAAGAACCGCTCGACCGTACAGGTATTCACCCGGAAAATTATCAAGCAGTTAAAAATCTCCTAAGTAAATTAGGATTTACCTCAGCTGACCTAGGTTCAGAAGCGCTAAAAACAACCTTATCATCTGTTGACATCAAAGCTATTGCGGCAGAGCTTGAGATCGGAGAATTAACATTAAAGGATATTCTTGATGCGTTAGTTAGACCGGAAAGAGATCCACGTGACGAGCTTCCTGCACCATTATTAAAGAAAGATGTACTAAAGCTTGAAGATTTAAAAGTAGGAATGGAGCTTCAAGGAACCGTTCGAAACGTAGTGGACTTCGGAGCATTTGTTGATATTGGAGTAAAGCAAGACGGTCTTGTGCATATTTCTAAACTATGCAATCGCTTTGTCAAGCACCCACTCGATATTGTTTCCGTTGGAGACGTAGTCACCGTGTGGGTGGATAGTGTAGACCAACAAAAAGGCAGAGTCGCTTTAACGATGCTGCAACCGTAAAGCCTAAGGAAACACCGTTCACGATGTTAACGGGTTTACTTGTGAGGTGCAAACGGTAAAAGTAGACCAAATATTACACAGTAAAAAAGGATTAGAGATGCAAACTCTCTCTAATCCTTTTTTGAATTTCCTTTTTTCTAAAGTACCCGAAAGTTACACAAGTTCATTAGCTGCTATAGCGAGTTTGATAAATAAGCGGAGAAATTTCTCTTATTTAGGAAATTGCACTGAAAATAGCTAAAATAGACGGAAAGTTTCCGGCTATTGACTTAAAAAACGTGAAATCGGGCGATTTTGCTTTGCTTAGTCGGAAATACTCCGCTTATATACCCCGAACCAAGCTCTATTCTGTAGTTTAACCGAAAAAACTCCGCTTATTATTAACACACCATCCAATAATTACTTCATCCCCTGTGATTTCCTGTGTGAATCAAGACAAAATAAACAATAAAATTTTGCCGAAATGGTCAATAAAAAACGCACTGTGAATGATATTGTGAATTCAAGTGCGTTTTCATATGTGTTTTATAAAGTTTGCACCGCTAGTGTAAATTCGTTATCAAGAGGAACGGTGTTTTTTTCTGTAAAAAAACCAACATTGGTTAAGTAGTTTTATTTGATAGGCATTTTTCTCTAAAAATGCTTTCTGCATCTGATTTTGAAACCAAGTAGGCATAGACATACCTCCTAGCACAAATTTCAAGGGGTATATTCAATGTATGCTATAATGGGTTGTCATGTTCATAGAATTTTTGTTTAGTTAGAAGTGAGGTGGGAGTATGGGTGACAATGAGTTACAAAATTTAGTTGAGGAAATTTCCATTCAATTCTTTAACAAGCCATTTCGACATACTGCTTTTTTTAATTCCCGTCTTCGAACAACAGGTGGACGTTATATGTTAAGGTCTCATAACATTGAGATTAATCGAAGTTATCTAGAACAACTGGGGGAACAAGAATTAATCGGCATCATTAAGCATGAATTATGTCATTATCATTTGCATCTAGAGGGAAAAGGCTATCAGCACCGAGATCATGACTTTAAAACCCTTCTTAAAAAAGTGGGTGCACCCCGTTTTTGTTCTACTCTCCCGAACCGCCCTGAAGTTAGAACCCAAAAGACCGTTCGTATATATCAATGCACCGGATGCGCTCAACAATATAATAGAAAAAGAAGGATCAATACTTCAAAGTATGTTTGTGGAAAGTGCCGGGGGAAACTTATTGAAATTCATGTTTGACAGTTGGAGAAAAAGATGTTAAATTATTATTCCGTGACTGACATCGAGCGGGAAAAAGTAATAAAAATTCCCCCTTGACTTTCACAGCTCGTCTCATTATAATGTAAAGAGTCGAGATTACGACATGAACACTTTTCTTATTCCACAGTAGCTCAGTTGGTAGAGCATTCGGCTGTTAACCGAACGGTCACAGGTTCGAGTCCTGTCTGTGGAGCCATTTTGGGGAAGTACTCAAGAGGCTGAAGAGGCGCCCCTGCTAAGGGTGTAGGTCGGGTGACCGGCGCGAGGGTTCAAATCCCTCCTTCTCCGCCAGTAACTTTCATCATCTTTTAAAAATATGGCCCCTTGGTCAAGCGGTTAAGACACCGCCCTTTCACGGCGGTAACACGGGTTCGAATCCCGTAGGGGTCACTTTTAAATTATTATACTATTAATAAAGGTCCCGTGGTGTAGCGGTTAACATGCCTGCCTGTCACGCAGGAGATCGCCGGTTCGATCCCGGTCGGGACCGCCATATTATTGGGCTATAGCCAAGCGGTAAGGCAACGGACTTTGACTCCGTCATGCGTTGGTTCGAATCCAGCTAGCCCAGCCATTTTTTATTTTAAGGCAATTTTATCTTAATTTGTACGAGCCATTAGCTCAGTCGGTAGAGCATCTGACTTTTAATCAGAGGGTCGAAGGTTCGAGTCCTTCATGGCTCACCATGTTTACTAAGTGGTATAGCATAATATTATGCGGGTGTGGCGGAATTGGCAGACGCACTAGACTTAGGATCTAGCGCCGCAAGGCGTGGGGGTTCGACTCCCTTCACCCGCACCATTCATTTCCAGTTGATTGACTGGGAGGATTCATGTATAATAGATACTATCGCTCTTAATGAGCGGTCGTGGCGGAATGGCAGACGCGCTAGGTTGAGGGCCTAGTGGGGGCAACCCCGTGGAGGTTCAAGTCCTCTCGGCCGCACCAAGAAAAAACTACAAAAAATGTTTGACATTAAAATATGGTTATGATATTATGTAAAAGTTGCTTCTTTAAAAAGAGCGCCCGTAGCTCAATTGGATAGAGCGTCTGACTACGGATCAGAAGGTTATGGGTTCGACTCCTTTCGGGCGCGCCATTTTGAATAACGGGGAGTAGCTCAGCTTGGTAGAGCACTTGGTTTGGGACCAAGGGGTCGCAGGTTCGAATCCTGTCTTCCCGACCATTTATAATAAAATAATAATATGCGGGTGTAGTTTAATGGTAAAACCTCAGCCTTCCAAGCTGATGTCGTGAGTTCGATTCTCATCACCCGCTCCAACAAATCAAATTGTTCTTTGAAAACTAAACAAATCATACGTCAACAAAAAATGATTAGTGTTGAAAAATACACTAGCCAACGTTTTATCTTTAAGAGCTAATCTTACTCTTTATTGGAGAGTTTGATCCTGGCTCAGGACGAACGCTGGCGGCGTGCCTAATACATGCAAGTCGAGCGGATCTTTGGGAGCTTGCTCCCAAAGGTTAGCGGCGGACGGGTGAGTAACACGTGGGCAACCTGCCTATGAGACTGGGATAACTCCGGGAAACCGGGGCTAATACCGGATAATTCTTTTCTACACATGTAGAAAAGCTGAAAGATGGTTTCGGCTATCACTCATAGATGGGCCCGCGGCGCATTAGCTAGTTGGTGAGGTAACGGCTCACCAAGGCGACGATGCGTAGCCGACCTGAGAGGGTGATCGGCCACACTGGGACTGAGACACGGCCCAGACTCCTACGGGAGGCAGCAGTAGGGAATCTTCCGCAATGGACGAAAGTCTGACGGAGCAACGCCGCGTGAGTGATGAAGGTTTTCGGATCGTAAAACTCTGTTGTTAGGGAAGAACAAGTACCGGAGTAACTGCCGGTACCTTGACGGTACCTAACCAGAAAGCCACGGCTAACTACGTGCCAGCAGCCGCGGTAATACGTAGGTGGCAAGCGTTGTCCGGAATTATTGGGCGTAAAGCGCGCGCAGGTGGTCTCTTAAGTCTGATGTGAAAGCCCCCGGCTCAACCGGGGAGGGTCATTGGAAACTGGGAGACTTGAGTGCAGGAGAGAAGAGTGGAATTCCACGTGTAGCGGTGAAATGCGTAGAGATGTGGAGGAACACCAGTGGCGAAGGCGACTCTTTGGCCTGTAACTGACACTGAGGCGCGAAAGCGTGGGGAGCAAACAGGATTAGATACCCTGGTAGTCCACGCCGTAAACGATGAGTGCTAAGTGTTAGAGGGTTTCCGCCCTTTAGTGCTGCAGCAAACGCATTAAGCACTCCGCCTGGGGAGTACGGCCGCAAGGCTGAAACTCAAAGGAATTGACGGGGGCCCGCACAAGCGGTGGAGCATGTGGTTTAATTCGAAGCAACGCGAAGAACCTTACCAGGTCTTGACATCCTTTTGCCTTCCCTAGAGATAGGGCGTTCCCCTTCGGGGGACAAAAGTGACAGGTGGTGCATGGTTGTCGTCAGCTCGTGTCGTGAGATGTTGGGTTAAGTCCCGCAACGAGCGCAACCCTTGATCTTAGTTGCCAGCATTTAGTTGGGCACTCTAAGGTGACTGCCGGTGACAAACCGGAGGAAGGTGGGGATGACGTCAAATCATCATGCCCCTTATGACCTGGGCTACACACGTGCTACAATGGGTGGTACAAAGGGCAGCAAAACCGCGAGGTCGAGCCAATCCCATAAAACCACTCTCAGTTCGGATTGTAGGCTGCAACTCGCCTACATGAAGCTGGAATCGCTAGTAATCGCGGATCAGCATGCCGCGGTGAATACGTTCCCGGGCCTTGTACACACCGCCCGTCACACCACGAGAGTTTGTAACACCCGAAGTCGGTGGGGTAACCGTAAGGAGCCAGCCGCCTAAGGTGGGACAGATGATTGGGGTGAAGTCGTAACAAGGTAGCCGTATCGGAAGGTGCGGCTGGATCACCTCCTTTCTAAGGAAAATTGAGGCTTATGACCTTCGGTCAAAGCTAACAACCGTTGATGATATGATTTGTTTAGTTTTGAGAGAGCAATCTCTCTATGATAATCGTTCTTTGAAAACTAGATAATGATAAATGAAGAAAACCAAGAAATACCGAGTAATCGCCATTTTAGTTTTCTCTCTATATTATATAGAGAAACTTTTTAACTGTAGGTTAAGTTAGAAAGGGCGCACGGTGGATGCCTTGGCACTAGGAGCCGATGAAGGACGGTACTAACACCGATATGCTTCGGGGAGCTGTAAGTAAGCTTTGATCCGGAGATTTCCGAATGGGGAAACCCTCTATCCGTAATGGGATAGAATCTTTACCTGAATACATAGGGTATTGAAGGCAGACCCGGGGAACTGAAACATCTAAGTACCCGGAGGAAGAGAAAGCAAACGCGATTCCCTGAGTAGCGGCGAGCGAAACGGGATTAGCCCAAACCAAGAGGCTTGCCTCTTGGGGTTGTAGGACACTCTATACGGAGTTACAAAGGAATGAAGTAGACGAATCGATCTGGAAAGGTCAGTCATAGAAGGTAACAACCCTGTAGTTGAAACTTCGTTCCCTCCCTGAGTGAATCCTGAGTACGGCGGAACACGTGAAATTCCGTCGGAAGCAGGGAGGACCATCTCCCAAGGCTAAATACTACCTAGTGACCGATAGTGAACCAGTACCGTGAGGGAAAGGTGAAAAGCACCCCGGAAGGGGAGTGAAAGAGATCCTGAAACCGTGTGCCTACAAGTAGTTAGAGCCCGTTAATGGGTGATAGCGTGCCTTTTGTAGAATGAACCGGCGAGTTACGATTACATGCGAGGTTAAGTTGATAAGACGGAGCCGTAGCGAAAGCGAGTCTGAATAGGGCGCTTTAGTATGTGGTCGTAGACCCGAAACCAGGTGATCTACCCATGTCCAGGGTGAAGTCCAGGTAACACTGGATGGAGGCCCGAACCCACGCACGTTGAAAAGTGCGGGGATGAGGTGTGGGTAGCGGAGAAATTCCAATCGAACTTGGAGATAGCTGGTTCTCTCCGAAATAGCTTTAGGGCTAGCCTCATGTAGTAAGAGTCTTGGAGGTAGAGCACTGTTTGGACTAGGGGCCCTCATCGGGTTACCGAATTCAGACAAACTCCGAATGCCAAAGACTTATCCATGGGAGTCAGACTGCGAGTGATAAGATCCGTAGTCGAAAGGGAAACAGCCCAGACCACCAGCTAAGGTCCCAAAGTATACGTTAAGTGGCAAAGGATGTGGAGTTGCTTAGACAACCAGGATGTTGGCTTAGAAGCAGCCACCATTTAAAGAGTGCGTAATAGCTCACTGGTCGAGTGACTCCGCGCCGAAAATGTAACGGGGCTAAACGTATCACCGAAGCTGTGGATTGACATCTACGATGTCAGTGGTAGGAGAGCGTTCTAAGGGCGTTGAAGCTAGACCGGAAGGACTGGTGGAGCGCTTAGAAGTGAGAATGCCGGTATGAGTAGCGAAAGATGGGTGAGAATCCCATCCACCGAATGCCTAAGGTTTCCTGAGGAAGGCTCGTCCGCTCAGGGTTAGTCGGGACCTAAGCCGAGGCCGAAAGGCGTAGGCGATGGACAACAGGTTGATATTCCTGTACCACCAAATTACCGTTTGAGTGATGGGGGGACGCAGGAGGATAGGGTAAGCGCGCTGTTGGATATGCGCGTCCAAGCAGTTAGGCTGATCACGAGGCAAATCCCGTGATCAAAAGGCTGAGCTGTGATGGCGAGGGAAATATAGTACCGAAGTTCCTGATTCCACACTGCCAAGAAAAGCCTCTAGCGAGGTAACAGGTGCCCGTACCGCAAACCGACACAGGTAGGCGAGGAGAGAATCCTAAGGTGAGCGAGAGAACTCTCGTTAAGGAACTCGGCAAAATGACCCCGTAACTTCGGGAGAAGGGGTGCTCTTCAGGGTGAATAGCCCAGAAGAGCCGCAGTGAATAGGCCCAGGCGACTGTTTAGCAAAAACACAGGTCTCTGCGAAGCCGCAAGGCGAAGTATAGGGGCTGACGCCTGCCCGGTGCTGGAAGGTTAAGAGGAGGGGTTAGCGCAAGCGAAGCTCTGAATCGAAGCCCCAGTAAACGGCGGCCGTAACTATAACGGTCCTAAGGTAGCGAAATTCCTTGTCGGGTAAGTTCCGACCCGCACGAAAGGCGTAACGATCTGGGCACTGTCTCAACGAGAGACTCGGTGAAATTATAGTACCTGTGAAGATGCAGGTTACCCGCGACAGGACGGAAAGACCCCGTGGAGCTTTACTGTAGCCTGATATTGAATTTTGGTACAGCTTGTACAGGATAGGTAGGAGCCTGAGAAGCCGGAGCGCTAGCTTCGGTGGAGGCGTCGGTGGGATACTACTCTGGCTGTATTGAAATTCTAACCCTCACCCCTGATCGGGGTGGGAGACAGTGTCAGGTGGGCAGTTTGACTGGGGCGGTCGCCTCCTAAAAAGTAACGGAGGCGCCCAAAGGTTCCCTCAGAATGGTTGGAAATCATTCGTAGAGTGTAAAGGCACAAGGGAGCTTGACTGCGAGACCTACAAGTCGAGCAGGGACGAAAGTCGGGCTTAGTGATCCGGTGGTTCCGCATGGAAGGGCCATCGCTCAACGGATAAAAGCTACCCCGGGGATAACAGGCTTATCTCCCCCAAGAGTCCACATCGACGGGGAGGTTTGGCACCTCGATGTCGGCTCATCGCATCCTGGGGCTGTAGTCGGTCCCAAGGGTTGGGCTGTTCGCCCATTAAAGCGGTACGCGAGCTGGGTTCAGAACGTCGTGAGACAGTTCGGTCCCTATCCGTCGTGGGCGTAGGAAATTTGAGAGGAGCTGTCCTTAGTACGAGAGGACCGGGATGGACGCACCGCTGGTGTACCAGTTGTCTTGCCAAAGGCATCGCTGGGTAGCTATGTGCGGAAGGGATAAGTGCTGAAAGCATCTAAGCATGAAGCCCCCCTCAAGATGAGATTTCCCATAGCGCAAGCTAGTAAGATCCCTGAAAGATGATCAGGTTGATAGGTCAGAGGTGGAAGCGCGGCGACGTGTGGAGCTGACTGATACTAATCGATCGAGGACTTAACCAAATTTAAGATGAAACGTATTTCTTTCTTCTTCTTCATTCATTATCTAGTTTTGAAGGAATGATTTTCTTCAATTGAATACGAGTCTAGTGGCGATAGCGAAAAGGTCACACCCGTTCCCATACCGAACACGGAAGTTAAGCTTTTCAGCGCCGATGGTAGTTGAGGGTTTCCCTCTGTGAGAGTAGGACGTCGCTAGGCTGTATTACAGATTTAATTATTATTGTCGCGGGGTGGAGCAGTCTGGTAGCTCGTCGGGCTCATAACCCGAAGGTCGCAGGTTCAAATCCTGTCCCCGCAATTATTGAAAGTTATTTTTCAAGTTTCACTTGAAAAAAACTCTGGTCCCGTGGTGTAGCGGTTAACATGCCTGCCTGTCACGCAGGAGATCGCCGGTTCGATCCCGGTCGGGACCGCCATTTTCATATTTTAGTAGAACCAAACGAACCAAATGGATTCGTTTTTTTGTTTTTTCGAGGGATTTCCTAATAAAAGACGATAATTTTGGCGATTATAGATAGAAAACAGTGTGGAATTTGGTTGCGTACACTTAAAGCTCCATAAAAATGAACGTTACTGGTGTATTTACTTGCAATTCTCGAGATATATTTGCGATCCCATGTACATACATATCCCCTTTTTGCTCATTTTTTTAAAATCATGTACACTTATAAGAGACTAGCCTTAGGAATCTGTCCTAAGGTTTTTTTATAAAAGATTGGGTGATGAATTCAATGAACGAATACATAGTAAGAACAAACAGTACGGAAGAGACTTTACAATTTTCAAAGGAACTGGCACAGAAGCTTCAACCAGGAGATGTGATTACATTAGAAGGTGACCTTGGTGCAGGTAAGACGACGTTTACTAAAGGACTCGCAGTGGGACTGGATATTAACAAAAACGTTAGTAGTCCTACTTTTACTATAATAAAAGAATATAACGGAAGACTTCCACTTTACCATATGGATGTGTATCGATTGGAGGATTCTGACGAAGACTTGGGCTTTGATGAATATTTTGAAGGACAGGGAGTAACGGTTGTGGAGTGGGCTCATCTGATTGAAGACCAACTACCGGAAGAACTTCTACAAATCAAGATTTCTCATGGGGAAGAGAATTCTCGTAACTTAACGATAACGCCAAAAGGAAAACGATATGAAATGCTTTGTAAGGAGCTATTTGCCTAATGAAAGTACTAGCTATAGATACATCCAATTATCCACTGGGGATTGCCTTAATAGATAACCAACAAGTGATTGGGGAGTATATAACGAATATTAAAAAGAATCATTCGATCCGTGTGATGCCAGCGATTGAAAACCTATGCAGGGAATGTGAAGTTAAGCCAGCAGACCTAGAGAAAATTGTCGTCGCTGAAGGTCCTGGTTCTTATACGGGAGTTCGTATAGGAGTAACGATCGCGAAAACATTAGCGTGGACCTTACAAATTCCGCTTGTTGGGGTTTCAAGCATAGAAGTGTTAGCGGCATCAGCTGCACGGTACTTCCCAGGCAATGTGGCTCCATTATTTGACGCTAGAAGAGGACAAGTCTATACCGGTCTATATCGCTTCCAAAATGGCGCACTCGAAAAAGTTAAAAAAGACCAACTGGTATTAGCTAAAGATTGGGCAGAGCAGTTAAAGGAGATGTCAGAGCCTGTTTTATTTGTTGGCAATGATGTCCCTATTCACAAGGAAGTACTAGTGAGTATTATGGGAGATCAAGCAAGATTTGCTCACTACACTGAACATAATCCACGTCCTGGTGAGCTAGCTCATTTAGGGGTCAATCGAGAACCCGTTGATGTGCACAGCTTTGTGCCAAATTATATTCGGTTAGCTGAAGCTGAAGCGAAATGGCTAGAAGGGAAGAAAGAAAATGATGCAAAATGAAGAGACTCACTCATTATCTGATTCCTTTGTGTTTCGATATATGAAGGAAGAAGATATCGATCAAATTTTAAAAATTGAGGAGCTTTCATTTGCAACGCCTTGGACAAGGCAGTCATTTGAGAATGAGTTGAATTTAAATCAATTTGCTGTCTATCTGGTCTTAGAAAAGGAAGGACAAATTGTAGGTTATTGTGGCATGTGGTTGATTGTTGATGAGGCGCATATTACAAACATAGCGGTCTTACCTGAATTTCGTGGGCAAAAGCTTGGAGAA from Robertmurraya sp. FSL R5-0851 includes the following:
- the cmpA gene encoding cortex morphogenetic protein CmpA, translating into MPTWFQNQMQKAFLEKNAYQIKLLNQCWFFYRKKHRSS
- the rimI gene encoding ribosomal protein S18-alanine N-acetyltransferase, which encodes MMQNEETHSLSDSFVFRYMKEEDIDQILKIEELSFATPWTRQSFENELNLNQFAVYLVLEKEGQIVGYCGMWLIVDEAHITNIAVLPEFRGQKLGEGILRMIMEVAKKRGAKSMTLEVRVSNTVAQSLYRKLGFMNGGIRKNYYTDNYEDALVMWVTI
- the tsaE gene encoding tRNA (adenosine(37)-N6)-threonylcarbamoyltransferase complex ATPase subunit type 1 TsaE, which gives rise to MNEYIVRTNSTEETLQFSKELAQKLQPGDVITLEGDLGAGKTTFTKGLAVGLDINKNVSSPTFTIIKEYNGRLPLYHMDVYRLEDSDEDLGFDEYFEGQGVTVVEWAHLIEDQLPEELLQIKISHGEENSRNLTITPKGKRYEMLCKELFA
- the tsaB gene encoding tRNA (adenosine(37)-N6)-threonylcarbamoyltransferase complex dimerization subunit type 1 TsaB, which produces MKVLAIDTSNYPLGIALIDNQQVIGEYITNIKKNHSIRVMPAIENLCRECEVKPADLEKIVVAEGPGSYTGVRIGVTIAKTLAWTLQIPLVGVSSIEVLAASAARYFPGNVAPLFDARRGQVYTGLYRFQNGALEKVKKDQLVLAKDWAEQLKEMSEPVLFVGNDVPIHKEVLVSIMGDQARFAHYTEHNPRPGELAHLGVNREPVDVHSFVPNYIRLAEAEAKWLEGKKENDAK
- a CDS encoding SprT family protein — its product is MGDNELQNLVEEISIQFFNKPFRHTAFFNSRLRTTGGRYMLRSHNIEINRSYLEQLGEQELIGIIKHELCHYHLHLEGKGYQHRDHDFKTLLKKVGAPRFCSTLPNRPEVRTQKTVRIYQCTGCAQQYNRKRRINTSKYVCGKCRGKLIEIHV
- a CDS encoding Tex family protein, giving the protein MDKRKELLQTVAKEQNLSFKQVNNVISLLEEGNTLPFIARYRKEQTGALDEVQIRDIMERWQYIQNLEQRKEEVIRIIEEQGKLTVELKSQIEKSIKLQEVEDLYRPYKQKRRTKATVAKEKGLEPFAEWLVTFPVNGSIEEKASEFLSDELEVHSIEEVINGAKDIIAEWVSDDADSRKWIRSETAKAGLVEASVKDMEKDEKKVYEMYYEYSEPISKVVPHRTLALNRGEKEEVLRVAIKPNVDRNMDYLTKKWIKNSRSFVVETVTEAVEDGYKRLIQPSIEREIRNELTEKAEERAIHIFSENLRNLLLQPPLKGKIVLGVDPAYRTGCKLAVVDETGKVLRIDVIYPHPPVSKKQEAEKKFKEIIETYEVEMVAVGNGTASRETEQFVVDMLKDQKREIYYLIVNEAGASVYSASDLAREEFPDFQVEERSAVSIARRLQDPLAELVKIDPKSVGVGQYQHDVSQKRLSESLTFVVETAVNQVGVNVNTASASLLQYVAGLSKTVATNIVKKREEEGKFVNRTQLKKIPRLGAKTYEQAIGFLRVIDGKEPLDRTGIHPENYQAVKNLLSKLGFTSADLGSEALKTTLSSVDIKAIAAELEIGELTLKDILDALVRPERDPRDELPAPLLKKDVLKLEDLKVGMELQGTVRNVVDFGAFVDIGVKQDGLVHISKLCNRFVKHPLDIVSVGDVVTVWVDSVDQQKGRVALTMLQP